One Hemiscyllium ocellatum isolate sHemOce1 chromosome 45, sHemOce1.pat.X.cur, whole genome shotgun sequence genomic region harbors:
- the LOC132835798 gene encoding keratin, type I cytoskeletal 47 kDa-like, protein MEPLQMQVVAVEEKSNFSLSQSVLELQQTSDITIRQQQQFQVWLGGNASRLVTLNVSSLKLWEPDSNPRRLLCVIAPICNTMAGSYRTQSIYSSGGGGSVRRSRPPQSTSMSMYQFSTRPSISTSVYSGAFGGGAGAGYSIASAGLGRSAGGLASSSAMLLGGSALISNEKNTLQHLNDRLATFLSQVRSLEDSNKELERQIREYGTRSFVGFDWSIYDQTLKPIQKEILDAVLQNSQIALEIDNAKLAAEDFKNKYESELALKQSVENDILGLGQLKDTYQSLQACLADEIAQLEDEIAFLKKDHEEQLRNLRQQKTADIDVQVDSVPSVDMAAKLQEMRDSYTKLAEQNKKDLDNWYEEQVQIQVTQTAQANQASDGVKVELAECQNQLQVLETDYSSLLGALKGLENNLMNVESRYDMDLQKEQSRIAQFEGELGRLRNRILAQTEEYKNLLNIKMNLEKEIKQYRDLIAGGGASVGSAGISVSSLGGKGTEGTTTIITTTKMEREKL, encoded by the exons atgGAACCTTTACAAATGCAAGTCGTTGCTGTTGAAGAAAAGAGTAACTTCTCACTATCCCAGTCAGTGTTGGAGCTTCAGCAGACCTCAGACATTACTATCAGACAGCAGCAGCAGTTCCaggtgtggcttggagggaatgcCAGTAGATTGGTTACTCTAAACGTTTCCAGCTTGAAGCTTTGGGAGCCGGATTCAAATCCCAGAAG gctGTTGTGTGTGATTGCTCCCATCTGCAACACCATGGCAGGGAGTTATCGAACCCAGTCCATCTACAGCAGCGGCGGCGGCGGCAGTGTCCGCCGTTCGAGACCCCCGCAATCCACCTCAATGAGTATGTATCAGTTTTCAACCAGACCATCCATCTCCACCTCGGTCTACAGCGGGGCATTCGGAGGGGGCGCGGGGGCAGGCTACAGCATCGCCTCCGCGGGTCTCGGCCGCTCGGCCGGCGGGCTGGCTTCTAGCAGCGCGATGTTGCTGGGCGGCAGCGCCCTGATATCCAATGAGAAGAACACCCTGCAGCACCTGAACGATCGCCTGGCCACTTTCCTGAGCCAGGTCAGGTCTCTGGAGGATTCCAACAAAGAGCTGGAGAGACAGATCCGAGAGTACGGCACCAGGAGCTTCGTGGGCTTCGACTGGTCTATCTATGACCAGACCCTCAAACCCATCCAGAAGGAG ATTCTCGATGCTGTGTTGCAGAATTCCCAGATTGCACTGGAGATCGATAACGCTAAACTGGCAGCTGAAGACTTCAAGAACAA GTACGAATCCGAGCTGGCACTGAAACAGTCTGTGGAGAATGATATACTTGGACTTGGCCAACTGAAGGACACCTACCAGTCTTTACAGGCTTGTCTGGCGGATGAGATTGCTCAACTGGAGGACGAGATTGCCTTCTTAAAGAAGGACCATGAAGAG CAACTGAGGAACCTGCGACAGCAGAAGACTGCAGATATTGATGTCCAAGTTGACTCCGTTCCTTCTGTTGACATGGCTGCGAAACTGCAGGAAATGAGAGATAGTTACACCAAGCTTGCAGAACAGAATAAAAAAGATTTGGACAATTGGTACGAGGAGCAG GTACAGATCCAAGTCACACAGACCGCACAGGCTAACCAGGCTTCTGATGGGGTGAAGGTCGAGCTTGCTGAATGCCAAAATCAGTTGCAGGTCCTGGAAACTGACTATAGCTCCTTGCTCGGCGCT CTGAAAGGCCTGGAGAATAACCTGATGAACGTCGAGTCCAGATATGACATGGATCTGCAGAAAGAACAGTCGAGAATTGCACAGTTCGAGGGAGAGCTGGGACGACTCAGGAACAGAATCCTTGCGCAGACAGAGGAATACAAGAATCTGCTTAACATCAAGATGAATCTGGAGAAGGAGATTAAGCAGTACAGGGATCTTATAGCTGGAGGCGGTGCAAG cgtGGGGAGTGCTGGCATCTCTGTCTCATCATTAGGCG GGAAGGGCACAGAAGGAACAACTACGATTATCAC CACCACCAAGATGGAAAGAG AAAAACTTTGA